CTTGGGTTGGTGATAGTGGAAAGAACAATGACGAAGTCGTTCTGAGTTACGGCGCTACCTGTTGTGTTCAAAAGGTAGAGGTAACCAGTGGCGGCGTTGGTAGTATCGATTGCCCAACCGGAGTCTGCGCCACCATCTTTAGTGATGGAGGTTAGCGTAGCGGAACCAGCAGCCCAGCTGTCAGGCTTAGTAACGGTGCCGGAAGCACGGTTAGAGAAGGCAAGACGGATACCCTTGAGGGTGTCGGCTGATGTTGTAGTGAATTTGATTGTGTATTGGGAACTGACGGCGCCGGTAGAAGTACCGAGTTCGACGTTCATATCTGTAAGTGGTGCAGCGTAAGCGCTACTTACCATTCCAAGGCCGCTAAATGCGATTGCCGTAGAAAGAGTAAGGGCTCCGCTGACCAATTTGCGGAACTGTTTCATGTGAGAAACCTTCTTTAAATTGCGGATAAACTTTTGAAAAGTGTTGAAAGAATTGGGTGACAAACCTGGTTTGTCCAGGTGAGTAAACGCTAGGGCGTATAACGCGTTGTCAGGTTTCAATATCTGATACAAAACTATTATCCGGATTAGAGATGAACCTTGTCAACAGTTGAAATGTGATGAGGTATGAAGAAAAAAATTTATAGGCGTTGAGAGCCTATAAATTCACCTGGTGTCAGTACCTGTACCGTCGAGGTAAGAAAGGCTTTTCCGTTAGTCACCCAGCCCAATGAGGATAATTACTTCATCGCCCCTAATCTTTAGGATTCCGGAATCAATGGGCATTACCTGCTCGTTTGGTTTGGAAATATAGAGGTCACCCTTGGTGAGTTCGGCAAACATGGGTGTGTGGGAGGGCATGAGCCCTAGGGTCCCTTTTTTGCCGGGCGCCATAACGTATTCCGCTTCACCCTCAAAGACCACCTTGTTCGGGTCTACAATTTTTACTTTTAAGGTGGCGGCCATGGGGAAACCCTAGTGGGCGTGTGCCTTCCACTTTTCCTCTGCCTCAGCGACGTTTCCTATATAGAGGAATACATCGTCCGTCATTTCATCGTAGATACCAGAGAGAATTGCCTCGACGCCCGCTACTCCATCCTCACGTTTTGTGAATTTACCTGGGATGTTGGTAAATTTCTCAGCGGTAAAGAATGGCTGGGAGAGGAACTTGAGGATCTTCTTGGCGCGCCCTACGGTCACCTTTTCTGCCTCAGAGAGTTCATCCACACCCAAAATGGCGATGATGTTCTGCAGGCTGCGGTAGCGCTCCAGGGTCTTGAGACATTCTTGGAGTACCAAGTAGTGCTTGTCCCCCATGACTTCACGGTCAACGGTCGTGGCGCAGGCCAGGATATCCATGGCGGGGAAGATCTTCTGCTGGGCAATCTTACGGGAGAGCACAACAGTAGAGTCCAGGTGGGCAAAGATGGCCTGTACAGCTGGGTCAGAAAAGTCGTCTGCCGGTACGTAAATGGCCTGCATGGAGGTAATACCGCCAACGGCTGTAGATACAATGCGCTCCTGAACGGCACCCATCTCCGAGGCTAAGGTAGACTGGTACCCCGTTTCAGAAGGGATACGTCCAAGTACCGTAGATACCTCCATTCCCGCCTGAATGAAGCGGAAGATGTTGTCGATAAAGAGGAGTACGTCATTCTTATTGGAGTCACGAAGATACTCGGCAATGGTCACACCCGTTAGTGGAGTGCGGAAACGCATGGCCGGGGATTCGTTCATCTGCCCAAGAACAATGGCCACGTTTGGCAAAACGTCAGATTCCATGAGGTTGAGCCAGAGCTCATTTCCTTCACGGGTACGCTCACCCACACCGCAGAATACGGACTTAGTGCCGTGCTCCATGGTGGTGTTATGGATGATCTCCGTCACCAACTGGGTTTTGCCTACACCAGCACCCCCGAAGGCGCCCGTCTTACCACCTTTTAAGAAGGGGGTGACAAAGTCCAAACCTTTAATGCCAGTCTCAATAATTTCAGGTTTAGTCCTGATATCCGTAAAGATTGGGCTAGGTTTGTGGATGGGGGCAGTTTCCTTTGTCTTAAGCTCCCCAGCATCGTCCACTGCTTCGCCGAATACGTTTACAATGCGGCCCATAAGCTCGGGTCCTACAGGTACGTGCATTACATCGCCCGTATTTTCTACGAGCATGCCCACCTGGATACCGGTAGATGGGCCCATGGCTAGGCAGCGCACTGTGCTGCCAGCAAGGTGCTCAAATACCTCAAGGGTAAGCACGGAGTGCTCTAACTGAAGGTGGAGGGCGTTATAGATCTCGGGAAGCTCACGGGGAAAGTGTACGTCAACCACGGCTCCGTGAACGGAGGTAACTTTGCCACGGGTTCGGGTGATGATGTCTGAACTCATGATTTCCAGCTCGCGCTTCCCGCAAATACTTCGCTGATCTTCTTGTCGATAAGTTTGCGTCTCGCCTTATTATACTCGATCTGCATTTCACCCAGCATTTTTGTGGCGTTATCCGATGCGGTTTTCATACCGATCATCTGTGCGGAGAACTGGGCAAGGCGGGAGTCAAAGATTTGTTGTTGGAAGAGCGCGCCGCGGAGTTTCCGGGAAACCCCATCGATCATGTCGTATAAATCAGGCTCGTAAATGTACTTGCCAGGTTGGCGCTCGCTCTCGGGAGTGGCTTCCAGCTGCGGTGTGACAATGGAAGTTACAACCACCTCCTGCTTGGCGGAGTTAAAATAGCGCGAGTAAATGAGGGTGATGTGATCGTACAGGTCAAACAAGCGGATGAGGCGCATAAGGTCCGCTATCTCAAAGTTGTCAGGAACCGCGTAGGGGAAGGAGCGCACCTTGTACTTGCCGTTGGCAAACACTTCCTGGCCCTTCTTACCAATGACAAAGAATTCGGAGTCCTTTTCTTGCTCCAACACCTTTTCTACTTTGGCGTAGATCTGGATATTGTATTGGCCAATCAACCCCGCGTTAGAGGTGATGACAATCACGGCCCGCCGCCCGCCGCCTGTGTCAGCCTTTACGAGGTCCTTTTGTTTCTTGGAAAGCTTTGCTTGCTCCAGCTTTTCTTGTTCTTCCTTGAGGGCATTCAGTTCCCGCACCATGTTAAGCGCGGTCTCTACAAAGGGACGTGATGCCAGTACTTTGTCACGCAGCTTCATCATGCGCAGCGTAGCAATCTGCTGCATGGCGTTGGTGAATTCGCCTACAGATTTAACAACGCTGATTTGTTCCTTAATCTCGTTGATTGTAGGCATGGCCTATTTCTTTTCTTCTTTTTTCTCACCCTCTTTGCCAGCTTCAGCGGGAGGTGCGGTATCTGGGACTATAGGAAGGATGCCCTCTTCCTTCTTCTTCTCTTCAATGAGGTACTTTGCGCCTTCAACCTGCGAGGTGGGCACGTAATCGGCAATGATCGGGTTGATAAGCTGGCCAATCTTGTCGATGTCTTTTTCCTTTACGGACTGCTCCCTGAATTCGGGATAGTTGCCCTTGCGGTAAAACTCCACCAGTTCCACCTTGATTTTCTTCACGTCTGGAAGCTCAATGTTGTCGAAGCGCCCGGCGGTCACCAGGTACATGAGTATGGTTTTCTCATCGTTGGCCAGACGGAGGTCGGCCTTTTGGTCGAAGGTAGCCAGGACGCGTTTGCCGCGCTTAATCTCGCGCTCAGTATCTTCGCTGATTTCTGTATTGAGTGTTTCAAAGGATTTGACTTCGTTGTAGCGGGCCATTTGCGTAGAAGCCAGCTCACCGCACTTACGGAGGGCGGGGGGCTGAACGGAGCCACCAATGCGTGATACGGATGCACCGGAGTTTACGGCAGGAAGAATACCTTCGTGCATCAGGTTTACGTCCAAGAAGATGTGGCCGTCCGTAATAGACATCAGGTTTGTGTTGATGTACTCGGAAAGGTCACCGTTCTGTGTTTCCGCCATAGGGAAGGCGGTAATAGACCCACTACCCAGGCTCTGGTGGAGACGGCTGGAGCGCTCCAGGAGGCGGGAGTGCAGATAGAAGATGTCACCAGGATAGGCGTCACGACCAGGGGAGCGCTTTAAGAGAAGTGACATCTGGCGGTAGGCCTTGGCGTGCTTGGAGAGATCATCGTAAATGATGATCACGTCCTTGCCCTTGAACTGGAAATACTCAGCTACGGCACTGCCAGCATACGGGGCGATGTAGTTAATGGAAGGGGGCTCGTCCGAGCCACCAAAGACAATGGCGGTATAGTCCATCGCCCCTGCCACACGCAGCCGCTCTTCAAGCGAACGGATCTTGCCTTTTTGGGCACCAATGGCCACATACACACAGATGATGTTCTGACCTTTCTGGTTGATGATAAAGCTCTCCATCAACTTGGTCTTGCCGGACTTGCGGTCTCCAACCACTAGCTCACGCTGCCCCTTGCCGAGGGGAATAATGGTATCCACAACAAGTACGCCAGATTGGAACTGTTCCGTTACTGGCTGGCGTTTCGCAACGCCCGGCGCTAGGCGCTCTACCATGCCAAACTCGTGCGTATGAACAGGGCCCTTGCCATCAATTGGTTCACCGAGGGGGTTTACCACACGGCCAAGCAAGGCTTCCCCAATGGGCATCTGCAAGAGTTCCCCGCTGGAGGTAACCACATTGCCCTGGCGGATGGCGGTATAGTCACCCATGACTACCGCTTCAATTTCTATCTCGTTGATACCAAGGACGAGGGCTTTGACGGTACCACCTCTGTCGGTTTGGATTTCAATCATGTCGTCGATGTGTACCGACGGCAGCCCGTGTACCTTACAAATTCCGTCACCCACATAGCTCACCTCACCAATCTCGGTGATGACGGGGCGGAAGTGGACATCATCGGGAAGCGTTTTCTTTAGCTTCTCCGTAATCTCCTTTGGGTGGAACGTTTCTTTTTTGGGTGTTGGCATATCAGGCTTCTACTGCCGCTTGTTTCCAGTGTTCCCGGAATACCTCCAAGCGGCTCTTGAGGGTGGAATCCCGCAGGGCCGTGCCGTACTGGATGATGGCGCCGCCAAGGAGCGAACGCTCTACGGAAATGGAGAGGGCAACTTTGGCGTTCAATTGTTCTTCAAGGAGGGCGACCATTTCGCGGAAGTCTTTTTCCTTAAATTCCAGCGCAACGTGCAAGCGGACAATCTTGATTTTTTCCGTCTCCCTTTGCAGGAGGGAAAGGGTGGTCCCGAGGCTTCGTTCTCGGAAGAACTCTAGGTTGTCTGCGTCAAGCTCGGCTTGGAATGCGCTCTTCAGTTCAGGGGATTCAATGCTCCCGATGATCTTCTGAACGAACGCCTTTTTCTGTGAAGCGTTCTTTTGCCGTTGGTCGAGGAAGATATCTACCTCTCCCGCAGAGACCATCTCCAGGACATTGGTGAGGGCAAGATGAAGAAGGTCTACCTGTTCAGCGCGGTAGAACTGGTCGAGTATGCTGGCAATGAATGCTTTGGTGCTGCTCATGCGTCACGTGCCTCTGCCTTAACATCACGAAGGGCCTCAAGGACAAGCTGCTTTTGGATTTCATATCCCAAGCCATCCGGCAGTACTTTTTTGGTGACCGACATGACCAGGTCCATGAGGTCGTTTTCCACTTCCTTTTTGCGAGTGGCTAAGTAGTCTTCAGCCTTAAGCTTGGCTTCTTGCTCCAGCTTTTTAGCCCGGGCCTTGGCATGGGCCAACTCTTTCTCGGTTTCTTCTTGGAGTTTTTTGAGCTTGTCTTCGTACTCTTTGGTCACCTCTTCCTTAGTGGCTTCGGCCTGCCCGGAGAGGGACTTAACCTGCTCTTCGGTTTCCACCAACTTGCTTTCACCATCAATGACCAGTTTGTTCACCGATTCGTTGTAGGTAGTCTTAAGTTCCTTGATCTTGGACTCAAGCTCATTGTGGACCTTACGCCGGCGGATCGTGAAAATAAGCTCAATAAGGGCGACAAGAAATATTGTCCCCACAATGCTTGCCCCTAAAGCGAA
This region of Verrucomicrobiia bacterium genomic DNA includes:
- a CDS encoding F0F1 ATP synthase subunit delta, with protein sequence MSSTKAFIASILDQFYRAEQVDLLHLALTNVLEMVSAGEVDIFLDQRQKNASQKKAFVQKIIGSIESPELKSAFQAELDADNLEFFRERSLGTTLSLLQRETEKIKIVRLHVALEFKEKDFREMVALLEEQLNAKVALSISVERSLLGGAIIQYGTALRDSTLKSRLEVFREHWKQAAVEA
- a CDS encoding FoF1 ATP synthase subunit gamma — its product is MPTINEIKEQISVVKSVGEFTNAMQQIATLRMMKLRDKVLASRPFVETALNMVRELNALKEEQEKLEQAKLSKKQKDLVKADTGGGRRAVIVITSNAGLIGQYNIQIYAKVEKVLEQEKDSEFFVIGKKGQEVFANGKYKVRSFPYAVPDNFEIADLMRLIRLFDLYDHITLIYSRYFNSAKQEVVVTSIVTPQLEATPESERQPGKYIYEPDLYDMIDGVSRKLRGALFQQQIFDSRLAQFSAQMIGMKTASDNATKMLGEMQIEYNKARRKLIDKKISEVFAGSASWKS
- the atpD gene encoding F0F1 ATP synthase subunit beta; protein product: MSSDIITRTRGKVTSVHGAVVDVHFPRELPEIYNALHLQLEHSVLTLEVFEHLAGSTVRCLAMGPSTGIQVGMLVENTGDVMHVPVGPELMGRIVNVFGEAVDDAGELKTKETAPIHKPSPIFTDIRTKPEIIETGIKGLDFVTPFLKGGKTGAFGGAGVGKTQLVTEIIHNTTMEHGTKSVFCGVGERTREGNELWLNLMESDVLPNVAIVLGQMNESPAMRFRTPLTGVTIAEYLRDSNKNDVLLFIDNIFRFIQAGMEVSTVLGRIPSETGYQSTLASEMGAVQERIVSTAVGGITSMQAIYVPADDFSDPAVQAIFAHLDSTVVLSRKIAQQKIFPAMDILACATTVDREVMGDKHYLVLQECLKTLERYRSLQNIIAILGVDELSEAEKVTVGRAKKILKFLSQPFFTAEKFTNIPGKFTKREDGVAGVEAILSGIYDEMTDDVFLYIGNVAEAEEKWKAHAH
- the atpA gene encoding F0F1 ATP synthase subunit alpha gives rise to the protein MPTPKKETFHPKEITEKLKKTLPDDVHFRPVITEIGEVSYVGDGICKVHGLPSVHIDDMIEIQTDRGGTVKALVLGINEIEIEAVVMGDYTAIRQGNVVTSSGELLQMPIGEALLGRVVNPLGEPIDGKGPVHTHEFGMVERLAPGVAKRQPVTEQFQSGVLVVDTIIPLGKGQRELVVGDRKSGKTKLMESFIINQKGQNIICVYVAIGAQKGKIRSLEERLRVAGAMDYTAIVFGGSDEPPSINYIAPYAGSAVAEYFQFKGKDVIIIYDDLSKHAKAYRQMSLLLKRSPGRDAYPGDIFYLHSRLLERSSRLHQSLGSGSITAFPMAETQNGDLSEYINTNLMSITDGHIFLDVNLMHEGILPAVNSGASVSRIGGSVQPPALRKCGELASTQMARYNEVKSFETLNTEISEDTEREIKRGKRVLATFDQKADLRLANDEKTILMYLVTAGRFDNIELPDVKKIKVELVEFYRKGNYPEFREQSVKEKDIDKIGQLINPIIADYVPTSQVEGAKYLIEEKKKEEGILPIVPDTAPPAEAGKEGEKKEEKK